The region TGCTGGCTATGGAGGACCGGAAATCGAAAAACATCAGCCAATGATGCAATCAGTTGAAATTTCCCCAGACGGCAGTTCTGCGAAAATAAAAATTGATCGACTTCAACCTGGATTTGTGTATGAGTTAGATTGTTCAAGGCTACGTTCAATCGATGACGAATCTCTTCTTCATCACCATGCCTTTTATACAGTGAATGAAATCCCCGATAAGGTCGGTGATGTTGTGAATGGGAAATAGTCAAGCATTACCATCTGGGAAATGTTCGGTAGAGTAACGGAGAATGATAAGTACGTTCCTCAGCGGGGCCGCGCTTGGTTAGCGCGGAAGACGCCATGGATCAGAGCTTCAGCCAAGAATGTTCAATCGCTTCAATGGGGCCGCGCTTGGTTAGCGCGGAAGACTTCCCGATCCGCAACCCGCCAGCGCCAAGAGGAAGAGGCTTCAATGGGGCCGCGCTTGGTTAGCGCGGAAGACACGACCGTAGCAATCGCAACGCATGACAATGCAAAGCTTCAATGGGGCCGCGCTTGGTTAGCGCGGAAGACTCGATCAATGCGGCGTAAACGACATCTCCTTGCCGCGCTTCAATGGGGCCGCGCTTGGTTAGCGCGGAAGACGTTGTCGATCTCATACACTTCCACCAGCGAGAATGGCGGCTTCAATGGGGCCGCGCTTGGTTAGCGCGGAAGACCGCGCGATCCGGCAGAGGAATCCATGTTTTTCAGAGAGTGCTTCAATGGGGCCGCGCTTGGTTAGCGCGGAAGACTGCCCTGTCGGGCCGAATATCCAGCCGAATGGGGTGCTTCAATGGGGCCGCGCTTGGTTAGCGCGGAAGACCGGAGGTTTGATGCTGCGGCAATCCATTTTAGTTCAGTGCTTCAATGGGGCCGCGCTTGGTTAGCGCGGAAGACACCGCTTTGATCGAAGCGCCTGTGGCTGTCACATCTGCGCTTCAATGGGGCCGCGCTTGGTTAGCGCGGAAGACTTTGCAAACTATCTGTCATGTGTGAAGACCAGATTTTGCTTCAATGGGGCCGCGCTTGGTTAGCGCGGAAGACCTGTCGTTCTGCAGAAACTGATGAGGCATGCCGACATGCTTCAATGGGGCCGCGCTTGGTTAGCGCGGAAGACGTCATGCTTCCACAGCTTACGGATGCCCTGCTGACGCTTCAATGGGGCCGCGCTTGGTTAGCGCGGAAGACGTTGCTGCGGTTCCGGTTGCGGTGCGGGCAGCCACCGCTTCAATGGGGCCGCGCTTGGTTAGCGCGGAAGACGCAGTTCTCAACGTGATTGCAGCATCTGTCCAATTACGCTTCAATGGGGCCGCGCTTGGTTAGCGCGGAAGACCCTATTTGCTGGCTATGCTTCAAGCTGTAGAAACTATGCTTCAATGGGGCCGCGCTTGGTTAGCGCGGAAGACACTCTCGGTCGACGCCGCTTAGGTCAGGAGTCACCAGGCTTCAATGGGGCCGCGCTTGGTTAGCGCGGAAGACCCGGCCCGACAATCGCACCGCTGGCGTCGATTGTTAGCTTCAATGGGGCCGCGCTTGGTTAGCGCGGAAGACATCAACAGCCAAAAATCATCATCTCTAGTCTTTACGAGCTTCAATGGGGCCGCGCTTGGTTAGCGCGGAAGACACGATCACGAATTCACCATCTACATCAGCAATCTCGCTTCAATGGGGCCGCGCTTGGTTAGCGCGGAAGACCGCCCGTGTTCCAAGTCGCGGAGAGTAAAGACTTTAAGAGGCCTGTTTCGAGAGGTAGCATTTCTAGAGAACTTAAAATGTCCGTTATGATGTGATTGATTTTATAACTCCTTATACCAGAGCCGGTTAACTGTTGCGAGCGATTCCGGGGTTTTTCGTGGCACTGAACCTCTCGATTCAGAGATTGTGAAAAAAACTTGGGGAAATCAGAGAAAGGTCATCTCGCGTTTGCAGAGCATTCATGGGTATGCGCGTGAAATTGTCGCCGGATGTTTGGAAAAAGATCGTTTCAACGTATCCGCGTTTTGTATCAGAATGAACCAGCTTCGAAAACAGAATTATATTCTTGTTCCAGAAAAACATTTACTAAATCAAACGCTAAATCACAAAGGCCTTTCGTTCGGGAATTTCGGTTCTTGGATTGCCCCAGAACTCGACGCAATCGTCGCCGCGAGCGCCTGCCGGTCCAAGATCGACCACCATCACTCGATCTTCCACAAGATTGAGGATTTCCCACAAACCCTCTTTCAGCGACATCAGCTGAAGCTTTGAAAGTTCGCATCGAAAAACAGAGTATTGCAATGAAGTGCCAAATCCGCAGAGTTTACGATGAGTTAAACGTAATCTCTTGGCATCGGAAACATCGTACGAAATCAAATAGACATTTTTCATTGGTGTTCTCTCTGAGAAGCCAGTCAAGCGGATCATTAACGAGTGCAGAAGCCAGGATATTTATCGAGTTCGCCAAGTAGAACTCGGGAAAGTAAGCGAGCCTGGACTTCAAAAAGCCGGCGGTAGCTGATCTTGTAGCCGAAGATGGGGTGCGTAATCTCGGTTTCCATCCGCCGCTCATAAGCGGCAATGACGGCTTTGCGACCTGTTTCTGTCAAAGCGACGCTTCCTGCACGACGGATAAAGCTTTTTGGGCTGACTTCCTCGTTGTTAATGAGCGTAAGCACTGTTGAGTCTCCCACGAGCGGACGGAACTCTTCGGCAAGATCAAGTGCTAAAGAAGGTCTGCCATAGCGAGGCTGGTGCAGAAATCCGAGGAATGGATCGAAGCCGACAGCTTGTGTCGTGATCGTCAACTCTTTGGTTAACAGCGAATAGACAAAAGATAGAAGCGCATTGACGGGATCGGTCGGAGGGCGGCGATTACGCCCTTCGAGATTGAACTCATCTCCACCTCTAAGCAATCTGGAAAATCCTGCAAAATAGGTCTTCGCAGCCATTCCCTCCAGGCCCATGAGAGAATTCAAATTATCGACCTGCTCGACTTTCTGAATGTAATCAGCAAGGCGGTCGAGATCGCTTCTATGCTTGTCGTCAGCGTGTCGCCTTAACAGTGTGCGTGAGTTTTTGATCTTTGCAGAAATGAAACCACGCGCTATCGACAGGGCGGCCTGAGGATCAAAAGCCGCCTTCGACTGGGCCATGCGCAACTCGACGTTTTTGTGGCACATTCCCGAAGTGAGTGCCGTGAACCATCCGCCGTAGGAAAAGTAACTGATGGGGATATTGCGGTCCGCCAGTTCTCGAATTGCAGCGGCTGTGACCTGCACATTCCCCATCAGGCAAACTTGTGAAACTTGAATGAGTGGAATGAACAGTGGAGAGGATTTCGCGGGAGTCAGTTTCAGACGCTCGCCATCTTTGCCTATATAGGTTCCTTGATCCTGAACATAAATTGGCAGTGCATCGTCACGGGCGGGAACAAGTTTGCGGATACTTTCCGAGCTCTCTGGAGCCGAATCTTCCCTGGTGCTATTTCTAAGGCAATTGGTTTCATCGGGGAGGCAAATGCTGACAAGAGAACATTTCGGACATTTGGGGCTATCAACAAGCGGGGCGGGAATCTGGCGTGTGGAGGCCATGTGCCGCATTTCGCGAACCAGTTCGCGCGTGCGGGCAATCAGGGTGTCGTCAAATTGAACACGAATCCGGCGTCGGGATTCGATGTAATACAATTCGCCATAGTCGCATTCGTAGCCATTGGCCTTCAGAATCAAGCCTTGAGCACAAAGTTGAACCCGTTCTGGTTCCCAAGCCTGGTGAGGAACATCGGGAACGTTCCCTCTTTTGTAGTCGATCGGGACTGCTTTCGAACCTTTCAGTTCAATCAGATCAAGTTTGGCCAGCAATCCTTCAGAGGGTGCAGAGAGCATCAAAGCCCGAGCCGCCAAGCTGTCGGCTGTGATCTCCTGGATTGCAGAACCTTCACTGACATGGTGAGAAGATTCGTCTGGGTTTTCATCAGGAGCATCGAATGATTTTTTGGTGGGGATATCCACATTTCGATGTCCGAATGTCCCTTCTTTGGTCTCGATGTTGTCTCGAAACTCACCTTGCACCCATTCAAGGTAAGCCAGTCTGGGGCAGTAGGTGAATTCGTTGAGCATACGAGCGGGAATAAGATCATCAGCCGACTGTGACTGATTTTCTCCTTCCCCTGTGAAGAGCGCTTCGAGATCGAGAGAAGGTGGGCCGGGGACAGGGCTAATCATGATACGACGCCTACTGAAGAAGGAATCGTCCATGACGAACGCTAGCAACCGCCGAAAGCCGGGCGGCCCCCGAACTTCAACCAGATTATCAAAGAGCAGATGTTGCCCTGGACTACTGGCGAAAAATCAGTAGGTACAGTATGGGCAGTCAGTAACCAGCGTTGTAAAGATCAGAAAGTGAAAAATCAATAAACTTTTCTCAGACCGTCAACTTTATGTGTGGTTGGTGGAAATGAATTCAGTATTAAGATCGCTAAATGTTTTTGGTTTAGGCTCCTCTGTCGCTGGTCACTACAAGATTCAGTGCAGTGATCTCGCGGAGACTTGTGAGGCTTTGACAAAGCTCTCGCCTCTACTGGATATTGCCCGCGCTATGGCCTGCTGCACACTCATGGGATTGATCGAAAAGACTTTCAAAGCTTGAGTGTCTTGAACCACAGTAGGGTTCTTCAATCCTTCAATGAGATGGCGACCAACTTCGTAGGTGGCCGGGGTGACGAGGGCGAGCCAGAGACCGGAAAGATAAGGCGTCAAGATTGGCACAAAGATCAGCCATCGATGCAGGCCTTGTTGCCGGGCGTACTCGCGGATCAAGTCGCCATAAGTAACAATATCGGGACTGCCAATCTCGAAGATGCGGCTATCGCCTGTTGGCAAGTCTTTCGCGGCGGAAAGATAAGCCAGTACGTCGTCAATCGCGATGGGTTGAGTGGGAGTGGCCAGCCAGCGAGGGCAGATCATGACAGGGAGTCGATCTGTTAACGATTTCATCAACTGGAAGGACAGACTCCCCGCTCCGATGACCATCCCGGCTCGAAATTCAATCGTTTCGATACCCGACGCCTGTAAGATCTCGCCCACCTCGTGACGACTCCGCAGGTGCGGAGAGAGTTTGTGGTCGTTGTCGTCACCGAGCCCGCCAAGATAGATAATTCGCTTGACGCCGGTTCGCCTGGCAGCGTCCGCGAAGTTTTGAGCTGCCTGGCGGTCTAGCTGCTCGAAGTTAGCCGATCCCGACATGAGATGTACGAGATAGTAAGCTGTGTGAACGCCTTCAAGGGCTGCATCTAAAGAAGCGGGATTCAGGACATCGCCTGGAACAATCTCAGTCGTATGCTTGATGAGAGGTCGTAATTTGGCTGGGTTGCGTGCCAGACACCTCAGAGTTAAGGGTTGTGCCTCAAGCAGCGGGAGCAGTCGCCCGCCGACATACCCAGACGCTCCCGTCAGCAGAACGGTATTCTCAGAAACGACTTGAGGCTTGTTGACTTCGGTGGACGGCATGAGTGGCTGTTAAATTCTCAGTTGGGCAACGGTTCACATAATGCCTATCATTCACAATTCCAGTTTACCATTTTAAGGGCTGAGAAAAATACTCGGCGGCAGGATGTTGAAAAAATGCGAATGTTGTACCTTCACAAACCGAGTGCAGATATTCTGGCTCGGTTCGTGGAGCAACAGAGGAAGCTGGATTTCAATTATTCTGCTGTAGGAGCCACTGCTTTGACGCCGCCCTCCGGGTATACAGTTGACGGCACTCGGATTGAACTGGGAACCGGGGAAGAGGTTTTTGACGCCGCAAAGCTTGCACTTCTGAACTGGCAGCAATTTCGACTGGGCTGGGTGGATGTGTGGTCGGCAGAAACTCCACTCGAAATCGGTCAAGTTGTGGCCATTATGGGGCAGGCGGTAGGGCTGTGGTGGCTGAACGCCTGTCGAATTGTTTACACCATCGATGAGTCTGGCCCGATCAGTCGTTTCGGCTTTGCCTATGGAACGCTGCCAGGCCATGTAGAAAGTGGCGAAGAGCGTTTTCTGATTGAGTGGGATCAAGATACTGACCGGGTGACTTACGAGATTCTGGCGTTCTCAAAGCCGAATCACATCCTGACTCGGCTCGGCTATCCGCTGGTACGACGTAGTCAGAAGCGCTTTGGTCGAGATTCCGCCGCATCGATGTTCCGGGCGGTCAACGAAGCGCAGATAGTGCCCAAAGTGTATCAACACACAGGACTCATGAGTCAGGCTTCTTGACGCATGTCGATACCCCACTGGCTGGAGCAGACCAGCGGGGCAATGAAACGGTCGCTGGTGGGACGTTTGTCAGGAACACCTTCAAAAAGGTGGTTTCACTGCAGCAGTCCTAGAAGTTTCGGACCGCAGGGTGGCCCCGGTTGAAAGTCTGATTTCTACCGGGGTGGCTTCACCACAGGAGGGCATTGGCAGAACCTTATCTCAGGCAGAGTTCTTTCTGAGATCCTCAGAAACTCACATGGCAGTTCTTTCGGCAGCAAGACCTCCACTGCCTGCGGCACACAGGTAGCCCGCCGACGGCCAAACTGTATCAGAATGCGATCTTCAATCCCGAGACCGGGATGGTCGATTACACCTATGCCGATGCCTCGTCACCCGGTTCTGATCCCACGGGCGATCACGGCTACTCCGAATACGAAGGCGTCTTTGAAAGTGGCACCGCTCACGATCTGGCGGAATGGAATGTCACCTTCTCGAATCCCATGAGCCTGATCAATCAGGCACTGGCCCCGTACAACTATTTCAACCTGCCGTTCATCCCTCAGGCCTTCACCAATGCCATGGGTGGCTATGAACCGTCGTATCTGGGTGATTGGCACTTGTCGAGTGAAGGCTGGGCCAGTGATACGCAGTATTACAAATACTACGAGAACGACCGGACTGGGGATTGGTTTATTCAGTATTGGGATCACGAGCCAGACCACGATGATCCACCACTTTACACTGAGTATGGAGGGCCAAGCCATGATGCGCTGTCTCAGGCTATGGGCCAAGCCCAAGCGGCTGCGCAGAAAAAGGCGAATCAAACACCTCCAGACGAAGCTCCTCCAGCTCAAAGTGCTGATCAGAACCGACTTGAAGAAGAAGGTTCCGGATCGGGTGGAGAATATAGTTCGAGTGAGCAGTCTGAACCTCCGTCGCCGGGGGATGAGACGGGGCAGGCTCAAAATAACGCCGAAAACCGAGCCCAAGAGCGCCTTGAGTCGGCTGCATCAGGAAATAGTACCGAGGTCTCACCATCGAGTCAGGGTGGTGTCAGCATCCCCTCAACTCCAGATACACCTGTATCAGGAGTGTCACAGCCAACGGCACCTATTGCCCCTTCTGGTAACGCCGGAGCGCCTGCACAGTCGGCTTGGGATCAATTTGTAGGAGTTGCTAGTCAGGTAGCAAATGCACACGCTCAATTGTCCGCAGGTGTTGTTCAGGCGTTCGTGGTCGATGGATTCATGGGTAGTGTTCAGGGAATCTATGATCTCGCTAAAGGGGCCTACAATGCTGCGACACAGTATGCAAGCTGGCAAATGAATCGGCTTTGGTCAAGTCCGTGGAAGGTTCTCGTCGATCCTTGGGGAGTCGGTGAAGGAATAGGAATTGCCGCAAAGAAAGTGTCAGAACTGACTGCAAAGATGCAGCCTTATGTTGATGAAATCTCATCACTACCCTCTGAAACTATTTGGAAGTTGTTTATTGGAGACTTTGATGCTGTTCGAGGTCAAGTTTCCCCCACACTCCTTCGAGCCGCTGAACTTGCTCACGGTTTATCTAGCAGTGTCTATGAATCCATTGCGAGCAATCTGACGATGGACAAGGCCCCTGGCCTGCTTGGTCGAGTTTTTGGCATGGTCTTGTATGAGATCGTTGAAGGTCTCGTCATAACGGGGATCACTGCAGGAGCAGGAGCGGCTGCAGTAGGGGCAAAGATTGCTAAGAAACTGACACGTTTGTCAGATCTTCCAGGGCTCGATTCGCCAAAGGTTCAAAAAGCAATCAATGACGTGGTCGGTTTTCTGCAGTCCGGTGGAAAAGTCGATGGGCCCTCAAAGCCACCAGCGACACCCCACATGCCTAAATCCTCAGCTGAACTCGCAGACGAAGCGGCTGCACTCGCAAAGAAAAAATGTGATGAAGCACGTGCTCTTGGAAAGGAGGGCGGCTGCTTTGTACCGGGCACATTAGTCTCTGTGACAAGCGTTGCTCTTCATGACAAATCCATTTCAGACTTTCTACTCGTAACGACAAACGGAATTTGCCCCTCTTCAGAACCTGGGGTAAGTGAGCAATCATTCTCACGTTCAGTCGATGCTAAAGAATATGCATCACTACCAATTGAAACGATTTCTTTAGGCTCACGAGTAGTGGCGAGTAATCCCCATCCATGGGAGTTTGATTCTCGCTGGGAAGAGCCTGAATCTGACAGTTGGCGC is a window of Planctopirus limnophila DSM 3776 DNA encoding:
- the cas2 gene encoding CRISPR-associated endonuclease Cas2 is translated as MIRLTGFSERTPMKNVYLISYDVSDAKRLRLTHRKLCGFGTSLQYSVFRCELSKLQLMSLKEGLWEILNLVEDRVMVVDLGPAGARGDDCVEFWGNPRTEIPERKAFVI
- a CDS encoding CRISPR-associated endonuclease Cas4/Cas1, with the translated sequence MISPVPGPPSLDLEALFTGEGENQSQSADDLIPARMLNEFTYCPRLAYLEWVQGEFRDNIETKEGTFGHRNVDIPTKKSFDAPDENPDESSHHVSEGSAIQEITADSLAARALMLSAPSEGLLAKLDLIELKGSKAVPIDYKRGNVPDVPHQAWEPERVQLCAQGLILKANGYECDYGELYYIESRRRIRVQFDDTLIARTRELVREMRHMASTRQIPAPLVDSPKCPKCSLVSICLPDETNCLRNSTREDSAPESSESIRKLVPARDDALPIYVQDQGTYIGKDGERLKLTPAKSSPLFIPLIQVSQVCLMGNVQVTAAAIRELADRNIPISYFSYGGWFTALTSGMCHKNVELRMAQSKAAFDPQAALSIARGFISAKIKNSRTLLRRHADDKHRSDLDRLADYIQKVEQVDNLNSLMGLEGMAAKTYFAGFSRLLRGGDEFNLEGRNRRPPTDPVNALLSFVYSLLTKELTITTQAVGFDPFLGFLHQPRYGRPSLALDLAEEFRPLVGDSTVLTLINNEEVSPKSFIRRAGSVALTETGRKAVIAAYERRMETEITHPIFGYKISYRRLFEVQARLLSRVLLGELDKYPGFCTR
- a CDS encoding NAD(P)H-binding protein gives rise to the protein MPSTEVNKPQVVSENTVLLTGASGYVGGRLLPLLEAQPLTLRCLARNPAKLRPLIKHTTEIVPGDVLNPASLDAALEGVHTAYYLVHLMSGSANFEQLDRQAAQNFADAARRTGVKRIIYLGGLGDDNDHKLSPHLRSRHEVGEILQASGIETIEFRAGMVIGAGSLSFQLMKSLTDRLPVMICPRWLATPTQPIAIDDVLAYLSAAKDLPTGDSRIFEIGSPDIVTYGDLIREYARQQGLHRWLIFVPILTPYLSGLWLALVTPATYEVGRHLIEGLKNPTVVQDTQALKVFSINPMSVQQAIARAISSRGESFVKASQVSARSLH
- a CDS encoding DUF1990 family protein, translated to MRMLYLHKPSADILARFVEQQRKLDFNYSAVGATALTPPSGYTVDGTRIELGTGEEVFDAAKLALLNWQQFRLGWVDVWSAETPLEIGQVVAIMGQAVGLWWLNACRIVYTIDESGPISRFGFAYGTLPGHVESGEERFLIEWDQDTDRVTYEILAFSKPNHILTRLGYPLVRRSQKRFGRDSAASMFRAVNEAQIVPKVYQHTGLMSQAS